One part of the Rhodococcus oxybenzonivorans genome encodes these proteins:
- a CDS encoding lipase family protein, whose product MRSTVGRRAAIVVATVLAFSLFAGPAPSPSQPVGAPGDVVASSSVPQQMWPPGATTGSFLTYWTTGPLNRPALSTGAIFLPPGGPPPGGWPVVSWAHGTVGLADACAPTATGNFGGQYVEHWLREGYAVVATDYVGLGTPGVHPYLDGPTEAHSMIDMVRAARSVTPSLSNRWLALGQSQGGHAALVAASMATRYAPELDFRGTVATGAPSNLEQLAPLVGPNFPPLPLTGSTVFVAYALAGLRASRPDLDIDSYLSPLGISALDRLEELCYQDAAPQLQGVTIGQLMSRNLDDPAILDAIRGTLGVPVRGYDRPLFIGQGLLDDIVPAAFSWKLTADLAANGQSFVYRTYPTGHLQTMPASLPDTTPFVRQAFS is encoded by the coding sequence ATGAGGTCGACAGTCGGCCGCCGCGCCGCAATTGTTGTCGCGACGGTACTGGCCTTCTCCCTTTTCGCCGGTCCGGCTCCGAGCCCGTCGCAACCCGTCGGCGCACCGGGTGACGTAGTCGCGTCCTCGTCGGTGCCGCAGCAGATGTGGCCGCCGGGTGCCACCACGGGTTCATTCTTGACCTACTGGACCACTGGGCCGTTGAACCGGCCCGCGCTCAGTACCGGCGCGATATTTCTGCCACCTGGCGGACCGCCCCCTGGCGGGTGGCCCGTGGTGTCGTGGGCGCACGGAACGGTCGGGTTGGCCGACGCGTGCGCTCCCACCGCCACCGGGAACTTCGGCGGGCAATACGTCGAGCATTGGCTGCGCGAGGGATATGCCGTGGTGGCCACCGACTACGTGGGCCTCGGCACACCCGGTGTTCATCCCTATCTGGACGGTCCGACCGAGGCGCACAGCATGATCGACATGGTGCGCGCCGCTCGCAGCGTGACGCCGTCACTGTCGAACCGCTGGCTGGCGCTCGGACAGTCTCAGGGCGGACACGCAGCGCTGGTCGCCGCATCGATGGCGACCAGATATGCGCCCGAACTCGATTTCCGCGGCACGGTCGCAACCGGGGCGCCGTCGAATCTCGAACAGCTGGCACCTCTGGTGGGTCCGAATTTCCCACCGCTTCCCCTCACCGGGAGCACCGTGTTCGTCGCGTATGCCCTGGCCGGACTACGGGCATCTCGCCCCGACCTCGACATCGACAGTTACCTCAGCCCCCTCGGCATCTCCGCGCTCGACCGCCTCGAGGAACTCTGTTACCAAGACGCAGCGCCGCAGCTCCAGGGCGTCACCATCGGACAACTGATGTCCCGAAACCTCGACGACCCTGCCATCCTCGACGCGATTCGGGGCACCCTTGGAGTTCCCGTCCGTGGATACGACCGGCCACTCTTCATCGGCCAGGGACTGCTCGACGACATCGTCCCCGCAGCGTTCAGCTGGAAGTTGACCGCCGACCTTGCCGCCAACGGGCAGAGTTTCGTCTACCGCACCTACCCGACCGGGCATCTGCAGACCATGCCGGCGTCCCTTCCCGACACCACGCCGTTCGTCCGGCAGGCCTTCTCGTAG